A window of the Sandaracinaceae bacterium genome harbors these coding sequences:
- the holA gene encoding DNA polymerase III subunit delta: protein MSQSLPQVIAAARDGRFQPVHVIVGEETLLIERAIAGLRRAAVGDGIPGFNDDSFDGRGLDASVVVSAARTMPMMSDSRFVLVRNADALSAKDQETLASYVAAPCSSACLVLVAAKLDGRGKLSKVAKSSGFLNTAPVMKGAALRDFAVGEANTRGHTLAPDAAQALLDALGEDLSAIDDAVERLSLFVGPGQRIGMDAVEACVTRVRADSIWTLVDAISVKNTPLALGAASSLLADREPALRILAMVSRQLRMVAKMRQALGSGMSPEDAAREAGAPPFKARDLERAARRFTLPHLANAFSVVAETDGLLKGSRRPEDALLQEAVLRLCAA, encoded by the coding sequence ATGAGCCAGTCCCTCCCCCAGGTGATCGCCGCCGCGCGAGACGGGCGGTTTCAACCCGTCCACGTCATCGTGGGCGAGGAGACGCTCCTGATCGAGCGTGCGATCGCAGGCCTGCGTCGCGCCGCGGTGGGCGACGGCATCCCGGGCTTCAACGACGACAGCTTCGATGGGCGCGGTCTGGACGCGAGCGTGGTGGTCTCGGCCGCGCGCACCATGCCGATGATGAGCGACTCGCGCTTCGTCTTGGTGCGCAACGCGGACGCCCTCAGCGCGAAGGACCAAGAGACCCTCGCCAGCTACGTGGCAGCACCATGCAGCTCCGCGTGTCTCGTGCTGGTGGCTGCCAAGCTCGACGGTCGTGGGAAGCTCTCGAAGGTCGCGAAGTCGTCGGGCTTCCTGAACACCGCGCCCGTCATGAAAGGGGCCGCGTTGCGAGACTTCGCCGTCGGAGAAGCAAACACCCGCGGGCACACGCTCGCCCCCGACGCGGCTCAGGCGCTCTTGGACGCGCTGGGCGAAGACCTGAGCGCCATCGATGACGCGGTCGAGCGCCTCTCGTTGTTCGTGGGACCGGGGCAACGCATCGGCATGGACGCGGTCGAGGCCTGCGTCACCCGCGTGCGAGCGGACTCCATCTGGACCCTGGTCGACGCCATCAGCGTCAAGAACACGCCCCTCGCGCTAGGCGCTGCGTCCTCCCTCTTGGCGGACCGCGAGCCCGCCCTGCGCATCCTCGCGATGGTCTCGCGGCAGCTGCGCATGGTGGCCAAGATGCGGCAAGCCCTCGGGAGCGGGATGTCACCCGAAGACGCCGCGCGCGAAGCGGGTGCCCCGCCGTTCAAGGCCCGCGACCTCGAGCGCGCCGCGCGCCGCTTCACGCTGCCCCATCTCGCGAACGCGTTCAGCGTCGTGGCCGAGACGGACGGGCTCCTGAAGGGCAGTCGGCGACCAGAGGACGCGCTGCTCCAAGAAGCGGTGCTCCGTCTCTGCGCGGCGTGA